One window of Perca fluviatilis chromosome 12, GENO_Pfluv_1.0, whole genome shotgun sequence genomic DNA carries:
- the LOC120569975 gene encoding gamma-crystallin M3-like produces the protein MHGKIIFYEDKNFQGRSYETSSDCADMSSHLSRCHSCKVESGCFMVYDRPNYMGQQYFLRRGEYSDYQRMMGFGDCIRSCRNIPMHKGSYKVRLYERENFGGQMYELMDDCDNIQDRYHMSDCQSCNVMDGHWLMYEQPHYRGKMMYLRPGEYKSFRDMGYDGNRFSSIRRITDSC, from the exons ATGCACGGCAAG ATCATCTTCTACGAGGACAAGAACTTCCAGGGTCGCTCCTATGAGACCAGCAGCGACTGCGCTGACATGTCCTCTCACCTGAGCAGGTGCCACTCCTGCAAGGTGGAGAGCGGCTGCTTCATGGTGTATGACCGTCCCAACTACATGGGTCAGCAGTACTTCCTGAGGAGAGGGGAGTACTCTGACTACCAGCGCATGATGGGTTTCGGTGACTGCATCAGGTCCTGTCGTAATATCCCCATG CACAAAGGGTCCTACAAAGTAAGGCTCTATGAGAGGGAGAACTTCGGAGGTCAGATGTACGAGCTGATGGACGACTGCGACAACATCCAGGACCGTTACCATATGTCTGACTGCCAGTCCTGCAACGTGATGGACGGCCACTGGCTGATGTACGAGCAGCCCCACTATAGAGGCAAGATGATGTACCTAAGGCCCGGAGAGTACAAGAGCTTCAGGGACATGGGATATGATGGAAATAGGTTCAGCTCCATCAGACGCATCACTGACTCCTGTTAA